In the Triticum aestivum cultivar Chinese Spring chromosome 2B, IWGSC CS RefSeq v2.1, whole genome shotgun sequence genome, AGATTTTTACATCTGAATTGATCTCCATCTCTgatttcatatgttttgaaaaCTACATGCACATTTATTGGGTTGGAACTGTTGAACATTTGTCCACATGCATATCTATGAAAGAAAATATGTGAAGAGTTTTTCAAAATTACATAAATAGttttatgcaaaaaaaattaaTGCTCCCATGGTTGTGGCTTGCCGATGTTCCTTGCAGACTTTGTGTTATGTAACAACACAGAGTAAACTGACAATTTTCTTGCAGAGTAAACTGACAATTGGACGTAGAGCATCTTCGGGGATGTATTATGCTTaagttgtaccccgcaaaaaaaaattaaGTGACTTGTAGACGAATAAACACATGTCTGTGACCAGTAAAAGAAAAACACATGTCTGAGCCGGTAATTGCCGTACTTTTAGCATCCTGACACTAATAGGGATTCGTTTATGTCTAATTACACTGGTGGTCCTAGGAGGCCCGGCGTGGCCCGGCGTGGACATATTTGGATTAGTCGATTTGCTACTGTGCTGAAGCCCATTACCTGTACTGGCTAGCACATTCCTCtttcccttttctttctttttgtactTTTATGCAAAATCACTAATTGACGAGTACTCATTATAAAAATTACCCTCAccttcccaggttgcgacaagtggcgtgctGCATATACGCCACTGTCGCAACCTGtgtgttttctcttttttcgtagatccgtttattcaaaatgttttatctcttaaaccgtgcgtccaaatctcgaaccgttttcacagtTGGATTCTTTGCGTCGAGATCTTTAtaattagatcccatgttgataggttttgacaaacttttttttcacgaaaaaaacaggacaaaaaaccaaaccgggagcatgtttttttttcctttctgaaaaaggtACGCAGATGCctttcgcggaagaaaaaaaacagaagacGCATTTtttatttccgagaggcacggtcgtgactctcgcaaaagcacaactgtgcctctcgcggaagcaaaaccgtgcctctcgtgaaaggaaaaaataatagaaaagacgttttttttcgtttccgagaggcacggccatgactctcgcgaaagcacaaccgtgtctctcgcggaagcaaaaccgtgtctctcgcggaaggaaaaaaaatagaaaacacattttttttccatttctgagaggcacggccatgactctggcaaaagcaaaaccgtgcctctcgcgaaagcaaaaccgtgactctcatagaagaaaaaacaaaaaaaacatgttttttcgtgcaaaaaaagtttttttttgaatttttttgtccaaaagctaagcaagaccggtgaaaaaccgaaaCGCCGAAAACCCCAGAAAAAACCCGTTTataaagccgaaaacgcgtgcgaaaaaaatataaaaaaataaaatccggagGAAGCGTCCAGAGCGTGACACGTGGCGGGTggctgagagcgcgtcaagtggCGCTGATTGTTGTGAAGCTTCCGAAGGAGCGCTCGCCAACTAGTTGCCTCCATTTTTATGCGTTTCTCCTTTTGTCTTTTACATTATTATTATTtcttttgtaggtatttttggATGTTGGCTGAGTGTAGACCTAGGGAAAACTCAGGCCTGGCCTGaccaagcccgacgcaaaaaacctAGGCCCGGGCATGGCCTGACCCGACCATCAGGCCTATAATCTAAGCCCAAGCCCGACCCATCAACAGAAAAGCCCGCTGGGCCTCGGGCCTCGGCCGAGCCTCTTCGTTAAATGGCAGAAAAGATGCTGGGCCCGGCCCGGCCTTCAGGCCTAGATCTAAGGCACATGCCGGACCAGTGGTCAAGGTTgggtcgggccgggctgcccatggccaagACTAGCTTAGTGTAAATGTACAGACACAAAACTATGCAATCTTTTCAAAACTTACACCATTATATGATTGTAGTTTGCATACTATAAAACTGCAATTTTAGTGCAAAGTTGTGtgtaagtttttttttctttttcattataTTTATTCTCAAAGCGTAATACCAATGGCACCAATTGCgtttaagagcaactccaacgtgcCGACCCGTTTCGTCCACGTGCGTCCGTTTTGGTCGCGGCAGACAGAAATGTCGGTccaatgcgccgacccaaacgggTGCGCGTCTGCCTTTCGTCCGTCTGCCGACCAATTCCAGGCCCTATTTGGAGCTTGATTTGCATCGACACGGACAAGAGATGGACGCGCGCGCCGCACGCCAGCTACTCCCCTGGCCTGCCAATCGGTGGCACATTGACCATCCTCGGCAACAAACCCtcgcccgcacccgcacccgctccgtcgccgccgctgcccATTATCGATGCCTCTGCCAGCAGCCGGTGCCAACACACCTCCCCCAACACCGCTACCTCCCacatcgccggcaccaccgcctAGCCGCCTGGGCACTGAAGCTTCCCCACCCCACCCTCCGACGTCCCCACTTAAGCCGCCTCCCTGCCTCGGCTAGCTCCTTCGTCCGACAACAACCACTGTCCTGACGTCGGCACACTCGTCGGACGCTGTCAGACCAGCCACctgggtgagaatgttgtgcctaagCATGGAGCTGCAACGTTTGCATAGTTCAttcaatttcatcatgaaatgtgtgattgggaaactcacatgTAGTTGCAaaatttggttgagcatatgtgggctcatgttggcaaccaatagatataTCTTTTTTACATGTATTACAATTTAATTTTTATttggcttgtaaaactatgctaAATTTATTTGGTTGTGAAAGTATActttatttggttgtgaaactatgcTATTTATATGTTTGCTTGTGAAACAATGCAAAATGTGTGCATATTTGCTGAAAAACTGTAGCCAGCCAGCCATGCCGACAAATATAGATCGGCGCGTTGGACGCACTACCGACCCAAATGATAAAAAAGACGGACGCCGAGTGGGCTGCCGACCGAAACGGACGAAAATCGGATAAAATTGCCGTCCGTTTGAGTCGGCTCGTTAGAGCTGCTCTAATGACTAAGTGAAGGATCCGGTTGTGTTAACTTGTTTTGACCATATATTGACCGGGCACACGTTGCGGTCGTTTCAGGCAGGTTTGAGGCGCACAATTGTAGGTGCTATTGCTCCTCTAGATTCCTTGCTCTTTTTCAGCCATTTGCAGGTCCATGCACCAACGTGTGGATGCAGCCTGGCCACGTACAGTTACTCgtagccatgcatgcatgcacagtcAGAAATTTCGAAGCTGGCTGCTTTTAGTTTACAAAACACGGGCAACCATGTCAACAAAAATAATACTtcttctgtaaactaatataagagcgtttagatcactaaaacaGAGAGAGCCGGAGTACTACCAAAGCAGAAATTCTAAATGCATGACGTTTTGGTAGTTCAATTTAAACTGTCAAAACGATTACATTTAGAAAGAGAGGGTGTAACAAACAGAGTGAGATTCAAGCAAATACTAAAAGACTGGCACTAGCTAACTGGAGAAATTCAGAAACGTACAAAAGCATCATCATACAATACAAGACATACAACACGCACACCATTATGCTGGTGCGCTTATTTGCAAAACAGACTAGCAAGCTTGACCAGGGAAAGTAGGTAGAAGCATCTTGCATGAATGTTTCAGATGTCGACAACCTTGAATTGATGCCGGTTCTTGACGACGACGTCGTACATGTGGGTGGAGCGAAGCCGCGCAAAGTCTCGCGGGAGCGCGATGAGGTCGACGCCGCCGTCGCGCCGGTGGAGCTGCACGAGGTCTCGGTTCTCGTAGTAGCGCTCCCAGCCCAGCGACCCCAGCCGCCGCTCCAGCGCCTCCAGCGACCGCATCGTCTCGTTCGCCGGCACGTACACCAGCGCCTTGCCGcgtcggctcgtcgccggcgagctctCCTGCCGCTCCAGCTCCATCACCCCGTCCTTCCGGAACACCCACACGCCTCCCGCCGCCATCGATTTGAATGATCTACCTACCACGCAGGCTGTTTTTCTGCTACTGCGTGCTTGAATATGTAGGCGCGGAGCCAATAATGTTGTGCGTTATCTGTACGGCGACATGGACGGTCGAGGGCGCTGTGCGCACGTGAAGGCGCCGCTGCAACTTGGCCGCGCGTCTGGGCCACGCACCAAGGGCAAGGACGTCGTTTCCAATTGGAGCGTGCGCCTGTTGGGGGATGCCGTATGCCTAATCCGGGGACGCTGTATGCCAAATCCGTCCGCGTCGCCCCGACGTGCGACAGCGACGCTAGCGGCCCCGCAGTGGCTGCCAGCCAGCCCTGCGCTCAGGTGGGCGCGCCCGTACGACAAAGATCTGGGCCACTTGCCGTCCCTTGACAAGGACTTTGCACCACGGATTCTGCCTTTCATTTTCAACTGTGCATGTGCCTAGTTTTTTCCGCTAGCATCATACTCCCATTAGTAGAAAAACActtaatagtcccggttcgtaagggcctttaatcccggttcatgaaccggaactaatgggtcgttactaatacctccatccattagtcccggttcaaacacgaatcgggaccaatgtgcctccatgtggccctgtgcgccgagcccagtcagggggcctttggtcctggttggtggtaccaaccgggaccaaaaggcatccacgcgtcagcatttcagtggggGCGCCGGGCTTTGACAGggctggcggcgcggcggcgtgctcGGAGTTCAGCGGTGGGCTCATCTGCGGCGTGGCGGCCGCGGGGGTTCCCGATCTGGGCGGTGGCGTGCTGGCGCGGATCTGGCCCGATCCTCCCGGATCTGGCTCCTGGATGGCGGTGGCCGAGGTCGGTCTTGACCTCGGAGTGGGGTGGTCTGCAGCGGCGCTGCTGCGGCCTGGTGGAGGTCCGATCTGCGCGCGGCAATGGCGGGTCTTTCCGGCGATGGTTCGTCTGCGTCGGACTCGGGTGAGCTCCCTCCCTCTTCTTTGGACTCAGCGACGGGTTCGTCAGGCAGGGGTGGCGCCATGGTGTGGTGGTGTGTGCGAGGCCTGCTGGTGGTGGCAGGGGACTTCAGGAAGGGGCAGGGTGCCCCCTCCGTTGCATCTGGCGGCTGCTGCGGGTGGCCGCCGGAGTTCCCCTGGCCCTGATCCGGCCGCCGAGGTCATTGACCATGCCAAGGTGTCGGCTttggggtggaaggcaagcttccGCTTCGTTCCGACCGGCCGCGTCTGTTTGGTGTGTCCTGGTTGAGGTGGGGCTCGGATGCCGTGGCGGCGGCCTGGTTGGTGGGAGCCGGGGTGCTCTTGGGCGGAGCACGCGGCTCGAGCGTTGTCTGGTCAGCATGGCGGCGTGGGCGACGTGTTGACCGGGGTGGGTCGTTCACCCAATccggtgacgatgagtgttggcgGGGTGAAAACCCGTTCTGCTTTGCCAGGCCGACGGCGGTGGCGTTCTAGCatcgtccccttcttgaaggcgccgtcgTGGAATCTCATTTGTCGTCGGAGTGGTCCGGGGGAAACTCTAATCCTTGGATTGGGCGGTGGCGACACGATGGTGTCGTTCCCTTgctgaaggcgccgctttggagcTCATTGTTCGTCCTACATGGCTTCTCCTCTTCGCGGTGGCCCGCCCACGGTTGAGGGCCCCAACATCTCCGTAGTAGTGCTCTTTGTGTTCATCTGATGTTGGCTAGGATTTTGTTGGGGTAGTGCTGCTGCTATCAGCGTCCTTGTATCCAGCCTTGGATGTGTGTGCTGTGGTGTGTGTGTTTGTATCGACCGGATTCGGTTGTTCGGtgatgctttatctataaagcggaaGGAAACCCTATTTCTTAATGTCTGTGGTTACAGATATATCAGAAAAAATATGTAGCGGTTGACGAAGGGAGGGCAGGAGCGCACCAGAAAAATCTCAGTTTCCCAAAGCCATAAAAAATGTGGAGCCCCTCCTACCCTTGGGCATGAAATAGACGATCCGGGACGGGACGCTAGCCTTGTTTTGCTTGATACTTGGTGTGAGGATACACCATTCCACAAAAAATAGCCGCACCTATATGCTATTTCGGACAAAGAGTATGACAATGTGGCAGGTGTATGGATCAACAACGGTGGGGCACCAACATTTCGGCAAAAATTTGGGGCGCTGGAGATAAGCGAATGGCAAGACATGTCAAATGCTCTACAACCTTAGCGACCCACCTTGGGCAGAGATGAGGTCACATGGAGACCCGATCCTTCCAGCCAATTTTCTACGGTTCCCTGTGTAGGGTGATTTTCAAAACGGCGCCAATAATGGACTTGTCAGGGCTATGGAAAGCCAAGATACCGGCAATAGTTCAAATATTTCTGTGGGAAGCAGCTCGGAACCAAATCCCAAGTGGAGACCAAGTTAGAAAAGTCATGGCCCAGGTGATGGGAAATGCCCTTGATGCCGTATATTGGAGGATAGGGATCACATCCTCTTCAGATATATAGTGACTCGGTCACGTGGAGTGTGATCCGGGAATCAACTGGGTGCAGTTGGAATCCCTTGGGATTTGCCAATGTATAACAGATAATATCTAACACGTCGGCCAGGGATGCTAGATAGGCGTGGGAGCCATGTCGTGGGCATTATGGAACGCTCGCAACAAAGGATTGATCGAAGTAATCCGTTGAAAATTGTGTATTCATTTTCTACAGATATTTTCTTGTGCTATGTTGCAATTAACAATGAGTGCTCAAAATTTCCATCCTCAAGGTTACTCTTCTTTATGGAGATGAAACATTCTTTTGTAGTTTGGCTGGAAAACAAGGGTGAtaagtgataacaaggaaaaaagCTGCTTTATGAGGTTGCTAGAATCCTCCTTCTCACCTTAAAAGAGCCCATCCATAACACAATGATGCAGGCCGTAGTGtttcataatcatgtcatgtgagtCACGTCTCCCCATAACTTTGCATTTATAGTCCCGTAGTACTCGCCTCTCCATGCATAGCATTCTGAACATATCTCTCCTTCGCTTCAAATAATGCAGAGACAATTTAATTGAAACATCTCAGTACAAAGGTTTTCTTTTGTAGCAGAAGATGATTCTGATTTTAATTTGGAGGTAATTGATAGCCAACGAGCCCACCTACCTGTCCTCGTCTAAGCATGACTTGTCCTTATGAAAAAGACACGCCGCCTCTGTAGTTTGGAAGATACTTCTCATAGTCTCCTACATGGCTGCATACCATGTATCAGACCTAGAAAGGAAAATAGGGAAATAACAAGAAGGATGGGTTCGACTGGTGCAAGATGATATGAATAGGAGGTATGCGGAAACACATCCCCTCACGGTTCTGCTGCTGCTCCTTGGCGACAGTTCCATTATCTTCCTCCCACCCCACAGCCTAACTACTCGTCCCCCTCCATGCTAGTGAACTCGCAATTGCTGCCGCCATTGCCGGCTGCCACCTTCATAGTGCACCGCACATCCTGCAAGTTATTGGCCTGTGTGTAGCTAATGGCCATCCACATGGCTTCATCGTGGCCTCGGGCTGCAATGGCGGAACCCGGTCGTAGAATTTGGATTGGTGGCCCTTTATAATGCATGTTGCTTGATGAGGTGTCATACTTACAAGTtgagagaaatatgttagtggtggctaactatttagatatagaagattaggAGGAAGGGGCGGTGGAATTAGTTGAACTGTAACATATATGTAGCTCCACGTAGATGTAGGTTTATTGGAAATTGTATTAGGAATTAGGAAGCCTTTGTTAGAGAACTCCGGCTTTTGGGCCTGGCATTCATCTTTTGTGGCAagtatttagatatagaagattaggAGGAAGGGGCGGTGGAATTAGTTGAAAAGATCTGTAACATATATGTAGCTCCCCGTAGATGTAGGTTTACTGGAAAATGTATTAGGAATTAGGAAGCTTTTGAGAGAACTCCGGCTTTTGGGGCTGGTATTCATCTTTTGTGGCAAGTATTTTTGAAAACTATCACTTTTGCAGGACCTAACAAAAAACTATTTTTGGAAATTTTATTGATATTCTTTTatagactgacatgtgggcccatctGACATAATGGCCAAGTTAACAGTCCAAACTAACGGAGTTGACATTTCTGCCACATCAGCCCTTGCGGGCGGTCCATCCTCATCATAATCGCGATCAGTTTTGGTCCAAATGGTAACTAGTGTACCCTGGTAGTTATGCGGATTTTATGTTATTGTAGCGCTAGTAGCATGCTAAAAGCTAGGACTAGACATCCGAGCGAGCTTTTCGGCTCGGCCCGAAGCTCGCTCCAGCTCGGCCCGATACAATAAAGAGCCTGATTCTCGACCGAGCCGAGTTTCGCCTGGTCCAACTCGGTGACTCGCTTGAGGCCCAGCCCAGTTCCCATCGGCCATCCTTGCATTAGGGCACGAGCTcatatgtgatagcctggcttaatagagATGTTAGACTACTCATATTAATAAGGAATTtcttctttttcgggagcccattcggaaagaactccaaagttaagcgtgctcagcttggtgTAAGTTCAGGATGGGTGACTGACTGGGAaattgctcccgggtgcgcacgagtaaggacaaagtgcgcagaaaatactattattgatctgtggggccagtctagatctcgtcaggagtaacgaccaccagcgggtgtgtccggggAGTTACAAGTCCTCCCTTCCTGTGTTCGGCACCGCCTCATCCCTCGATCACCTCGCCGCGCTGCAAAAACTGGACCGATGGCGACGGGCGACACGGCCTTTCCTCACCACAACGAACGCGGCGGACGCGCCTCCCCTGGTTTCGTGACGAGCAGGTACTCTCTCCTTTCTTCCCACCCCTAGCCCTACTGAACGCTCTCTTTACTATCATAATCTTTTGCAAAGAAAAATTTGAATAATTACCCAACCGATTTTCTGGGCATGCTTTCAAGCTTAATTGTTAGTAAGGTGCATTTATTTTCTACAGATATTTCTTCTGTTAGATTTTGCTTAACACTGCTTCAAATTTCCATTTTGGAGGGCGGAGTTGTTTCTAGAGTCTAGACCTGGACATTTTTCGCGCCTTGATAGGAAGCAATGGTTAtaataaagaaaaaaaaacacttCATAAGTTTCTTAGAAATTAGAATCCTCCTTTTCCCTTGAAAACAACCATCTTATTAACCACCGAGCACCATGATTTAGGCCATAGTGTCGCACAATGATACCACTTCTTTCTGGAACTTTGCATGTAACACACCAGTAACCATTTATTACCATATCATTCTAGCCATATATGTTTTCTGGCTTTATTAAATCCATAGACCATTTTGTTCAACCATCTTAGTACCAAGGTTCCCTTCTATAGTACTCCTAGAATATAGTACTTATTTCAATATGGAGGTAATGGATAGCTAATGCACCCCACCAACCTTTTCGTTGTCAAAGCATGTTTTTTTCTATTAAAGAGACCTCGCCTCTGAAGTTTGGAGATCTCATAGTCTCCTATATGTCATGTATCTGACTCGTGAGGAAAAGAGAGAAATAACTATTAGAATGTGTTGCACTGCTGCATGACGATAGGAATGGGAGGGTTACGGAAACACATCACCTGCATTACCTGTTGCTATCTACTCTAGTGGTGCCCCATTCGCCACTACGATTACCAAGCTTGTAGGCAAAGCTCATGCACGACCTGGTTTCTGGAGTAAATAGTCCATGATAGCGCAACAGCTTGGTTGCAGATGATAGCACACAGAAGACGGAGGATAGTGCGTGGACCTATGTCCAGAAGGACCTTGGCCTCACAACG is a window encoding:
- the LOC123040170 gene encoding flowering-promoting factor 1-like protein 5, translated to MAAGGVWVFRKDGVMELERQESSPATSRRGKALVYVPANETMRSLEALERRLGSLGWERYYENRDLVQLHRRDGGVDLIALPRDFARLRSTHMYDVVVKNRHQFKVVDI